A stretch of DNA from Balearica regulorum gibbericeps isolate bBalReg1 chromosome 7, bBalReg1.pri, whole genome shotgun sequence:
CCCCCTTTCATTATCCTGGCATGAGAAATCTGAGCTCAGCCCTAAAGATAGACGTGTCTTCAGTAGAAATAAAGGGACAAATATAGTCTCCAAGGAAGCGGTGAAAAGAGCTCTGGTGACAGCAGACTTGGACTGGGCATTGAAACctttgggggaaggaagaggatttTCCAAGGTAATGTCAGTTTTGCAGAATTAGAAGATCAAGGGATTTCTATTTGTGTTTTCCCATTCAGATACAGCTTCACAGAATTTACAGAGATACTGATGTCATTATTCAAGTTAAATTCTATCTATCTGTCAATTCCATTAATTCCATGGAGATTCTTGGAAATTAAGTCCTACTTTTTATGGGAATATGGAGAAATGCTTTGCACCCCTGCTAAAAGATAATGCTAATTTGCATTTTcactagacttttttttcccaatgtgCTGCACTATCATTAGCCTTCTCACCAACCTTGTGGGATACGTGTGCTGTATTATCGTCCCCACTTCAGATCCAAATAATCCAGATCTGAGATTTTCAGAGGAACAAAAAGGAGTCAGGAGCACAATTTCACTTTGAGAAATACCACGAATAGGGCTAAGTCCAAAAGGTGTTTCGAAAATCCATGCTTTGGTAATTTGCAGTAGGTCTTACTGCAACATAGTGGTAGGTACTGGGGAAATCCAGAGCCTCACCCTAATGCACACCCCGGATAACAGAAGCCAAGGAACTATATGTTCTGAAAAAATTCTTGGAACTagaaccactttttttttttgtctgaaaactCTACTAAGCTACCAGCACTCTacaactaaaagaaaaagaaattatatttatggTTTGAACTGTAccaggagggagaaaaacaaacaaaaaaccaaccaaaaagaGATGGCCTTGATGTTGGATTTGATTCTGAattactaaatattttgaaattcaatCTATATTTGGCCAGAAATTGGATGGGGGACAGGAGACTTGCTATTCTGAACCTGATTTCTGTAAAATTGCTCTTaggtccatttttttttttttttccactcagatGGAGCCTTCTGTCTTGGAAAATGCTCAGCCCCACCTGCAGTCCGAAACTGAAGATGGGGCTGAGCACAGGTATGGAGGCTGCCATTAAATATTGCCCAAGGTTTTTTTATTGGGGGCACAGAAAGCAGGACAAATTCCAGGCTCCTGCTTGTACAGGCTGGCTCTACTGTTTTATATCTAACTCTGTCTGAGAGAAGGAGGTGGCGAGTAAGAAcacactgaattttcttccctgcttctcTGTCTTATCTGCACTTCAAAAGAGTCCTCCTAGATCAGCAAGTAGCTTTAGAAGGTGTCTCAGAAAAAACCTGGACAAGCCCCAACCATTGACCTTGGACCTAGTCTGCATGGTGTTCTCATGTACTTGTTCCCATGAGGATGCAGGTATATTATCTCTTTTACATGTGCAATATATATTCCACATTGTTAGCCTTTGTTTCACCACGCACGGAGGTTATGATAAATGCGGGTGCACTGACAATAAAATGACTGTTTGTTGCAGATAAATCAGTCATGTGAAATGatttaattaatgtaaaattgCTCTAATGAAAGCAGATTTGAATTTACTATGTGATTATTTGTAGCAAACAAATTGAATGTTAAACTTGAGtcaggaaacaaaagctgtgTTGCTATTTGGTTCTGTTTGCAGGCTCAGACCCTCGTCTCTTGGCAGTAGCTGTAAATGGGTTAAGTGGCACTCTGAACCCCCCCCATGCTATACTGCATTTGAGTAGTGCCTGAAGCACGTCTGCGCTGTGTGGGCTGACTGCAGTGGTCTCGATAACAGCGTGTTGCATCAGCCTCTTGTGGGGGGCAGCCGAGATGCACCGTCCCAGCACGGAGGCTCGGATTCCTGGGTGGCTGCTGGACCACGGCCTGGGAAAGCAGCGTTCACAGAGGCAGTCGTGGTGCGTGCCCCTGTCATGGGGTGGGCAAAGAAGTTATAACCAGATCTTTTGTACCACAGAATCCATGCCATAAGCCGACATCCTCCAACTCTGCCCTCCCCGCCCTCATTTGTTTTAAGATACAGTGCAAAGAGAAGTTGGACTCATCCCATATTAGAGGGCCATGTTGCAACCTTCTCTCTGAGCGTGTAACAGGATCCCCTAGGAATAATGGGATTaactggggagaagagggggcATTTAGCTTCTGGCATTATTAAATCTTGCAATCCTTATTTGAAATGTTGCACTGCACATCTCAAGCTACTTTTTGCAGAGGCAGACAATAACTGTCATCTGGCTGGGATTTGTGCAGAACAATAACACTTGGTTTTTAACAACGGATTATGGATATTATATCCAGCTCATGCCTGCTGTAACTCTACTGACATCAAAGGGTTTGCACTAGGGATAAAGTTTGCACATTCAACTTCGTTGGCCAAATTCAAGTTGGGAAATTCAATGTTGTTGAACAAATCAGTCATTAAAACACATAATATCTTATTGTCCTTTTGCTACTCATCATTAACTGAGCTAAATGTCCTGAACTAGCCCTTGCTTTCTTGCAGGATGGATTCAATTTGGCTTAAGACCAGACTCCAGATCCGTCACCCGGAGTGAACGCCCCAGCTGCCCTTGCTCCATTGAATCCAGCAGAATTATGCTGCTCAGCAGGAGGAGAGCTCAGCTGGGCTAGAGGTCCCCATGGGCTCTTCCCACTCCACTGTGGTTTTCTCATCTCCCATTACATTTTAGCCACTGTCCTGTAGCCAAGTGCAGAAACAATTCTCTATTTCTTGATTAATCAAGTGTCTATTTAGTCAGAGCCACAACCAGCAAGAAGCCTATGGAGAGCTTTAAATGGTGGCATGCCCCTTCTTCCCACGCCCCCTGAAACAGGTAAGGGCTGTTGTCTGCTGGAGAGTGGGAAGTTAAACTGATGTATGCAATGCACCTATGGCAGAGTCAAGAGAGAGGATGCTTCTCTCCTAAGTTAAGCTTCTTTCataaccaccaccaccaagaaggcagcaggagagggagcCTAGCTTTTAATTTGTTCCAGTGAAGTGGAAGAAGGGAGATGCCTTTGAGGGGGTTTGCTGTTTCAGGAAGTTAATGGGTGATTTTAACCTGCCTGTTTTAAACATGTTCAGAGGTCAATAAAAGGAGAAGCTCTCTACTTGGGAATCTTTCTCTCTGCGCAGTGCTAGTTTAATAGTTCTCATGGCATGCTTTCATCTGTGCTCTCAAGTTCTCTTTCCCTCTATCTTCTGCTAGACTTTACCAAACCCTGCTGATTTATGCTTAGGTTTAGCTGTGctccagaaaatgcaaattgtaTAGATGGCCATGCAAAGGGGTGAGATTGATATCCAAGGTGTTGCCCCTTGAGCATAAGGGAGAAGGCCAGTACTTCCATGACACCatgttttccttgcagaaaagaGGGCAGATTGATCATCTGCTGAGCCTTCCCAAACAGCTCTGTTATGGCATGGCTGCAATAGTAGTGCGTGTATTTCTTAATCTGTacaacaaagatgatgaaggagGTTGTTCAGGGTGTGATGCAGCCATTGACCACTGCAACAGGAATAGCTCCCAGTTAGGAGCATGTGAGTGCATGCTCGCTCGCTTCCTTTTGCTCAGGCTCTGGCATCCAGGTAAAAAGaaattgccttaaaaataaattccttcaCCAAAGACATGTTCTGTTCAGCTAAGGTAGAAATCTGGAATAAATCTTGCCATGCTGTTTTTCTGGACTTCTAGCATTAGAAGCTAGATTTTAGAttgcattagattttttttttccttcaagcgTGATTGGAGTAACAGTTCTTACTTAATTCTGATGTGTATTTGATTCATAGTTTTAGGTATGTTTGTGCCTCATGTAGTCTTAACTTTGACTTATCCTCCCAGGTGAAAAAGataattccattaaaataaaaaaaatgttgaatttgCTTGTAATAGTTAAGCAGCAGTCTTAAATGACTTCTCAATCAAACATCCTGAATTTAATATGAACAGGCCTCTTGTCACCTGCTATAATTTTTTGTTCAGCATCACTGCTTATAATAAATGccatattttctcttcttctaaATAATGTGAGTAACAATTCCCTCTCTATCTCATCCCTGCACAGGTCATGGGTATTTAGCTGCTAAATTTCTGTACCTCAGGAAATTATGCTTCCAGAACATcttgtttatatattttctaaacTGTTGCACTTTCCTTAAAATGATGAATGTCAGCAACAGCTGGACTGTATATGATTGAATTTCACCTTGTCTCCATTCCCAGAACCCTTCTTCCATATGGAGTTGTGGAGCAATATCTCTAAAAGCATGGGAGTGGGGATAGATATATACTCTAGACATGATGAGTTCATTGTGTTTGCCTTGAGCCCTAACTTGTTCTGCATTCATAGCTTTAAGTATTTAGGCGTACATCTTGCAAAgcactggttttgtttgcttttgtggcCACCATGATTCAtctgttgttttctgtcttttgtcaATTGatttggaactttttttttttacacacgcatgaaaagatttttggatCTTACCTTTCTCTGGAGCACCACCAAAAATGACTTCAATTGCAAATAGCATATGCTGTAATAGCCATGGGTGCAGATCCAAATTCCACAAATATGTTAGTGGTTTTGAAATCTAAATGCAGCCCTCAGTTGCACAAAGGCAAACACTTTCTAACTGGATGGATCAAGCCCTCCAAACAGCAGTAAATGCTGAGGTATCTAGCATGGTGGTGCACTATTTTTGCTGACTGTGTTTCCCTTTCCTAGCCTGTATGTTGTGGATCAGATCTACTAGCTGCATATGATTAAGCTGGGTAGTTAGTATTTTAGGACCTTGACTGATATTAAAACTCACCACAAtgcaagcaaaataatttgctgaGTGTATAACTTTTCTCTTAATAAACAACTTACTTTTGAGTGGCTAGCTGTACAGTTTTGTGGCACAGCAGAGACTTGCTTTTCTGAAGGTTTGTCCTTAATAGTAATGATCCCCCACTAGCCTCAGGCCTCTGGCATTGTACACGACCTGTGTTTAGTGAGTCCAAGGATTTTGCAGGTTATCTTCCTATTTCAAGGTTATACTCCTCCTAGCAACAGCATGACGTTATCTCCTGGCTGGTGGTGTTGCTTTAGGTTCTCTCCTACAGAATTGCTTCCCAGCAAGTTCTTCCCTATCCTGTGTTTGTAGGACTTGCACAGATTGTAGCATTATAGTTGATTCTTTTAACTCAAATATGAGGCTTGCCCTTGTCTCTTTTCCCCAtcccagcttttattttaaacctcaTCACTAATTTGAAAAGATGGAGCATACGCGCCTCCTCCCAGGTCAGTGTGTCCCTATAGGTAATAAAGGACACTTGCTATTTTGTTTTTGCTAATGAATAGCATCAGGCATAGGGAAAACCCCTTTGACAGCCTGTTCAGTGTATTCTTCACTGTTTCAGGGGAACAGGGGAGCTACCACTCACTGTGGGAGTTCAGGAGGCAGGCATCGGTGCTACTCAGTTTGGGTATCTCCATTCTTGCCCACATCTGCAGGTGGTTGGTTTATGCCAAATACTATTTGATAACTTGCCCTACTTGGCTCCTATGCAGAAGGTATGCAACATGCACAGGTGGTCTAGTTACCTCTTGGGGAATTCAGTGCTGCTCTTATGTATCGAGCAACTGGGTAGAAGTAAATGCTGAGATCAAAGTTTGGGTTGTCCTCTGCTTCTACTCCATAGTAATCCACAGACAGGTCTTTGTAGAACTTGGGTCCGGTGTCAACGCGAAattgcccagcagcagcattcaCAACATGGGAGATGCCCATTTGGCTCAGCTGTACTTTGTCACGAGCGACATACCTGGAAGAAGGACAGTGGGTTACGTTTGCCTTCTGCATTATGATGTGGAGTAGAACATGCTGCTGATGGTGCAGTTTGTTAAAACCGCATGAAGTTGTAGTGGCTATTTTCTGGCAGGCTGATCAGGTCCAAAGTGTCCACCAAAATGCTTCAAGACAAGAGTGACTTGTTAAGAAACTGACTTTtatatttcctgcatttttgtCCCAAACATCAGTTTAGGTTGTTCTTCTCAAAcgatggaaaataaaaaggttgtGGTGGTGGTATTTCTGCACAAGCCAAgagttttctggtttgctttctcACCAAGTCACCTCTGCTGAGCATCTGTCAGTTCAGAGGACTGATGCCGTCTGGCAACGTGAGGAGAAAACAAGGTTGATCCTGTTTTACCTAGGTCTGGCATGACTGCCTGCAGTACCATTGCCATGGCCCCACCAGGCTCTTGCAGTGTGGGACTTCCATACTAATGCAGGATGAGAAATCGGAAGGGGGAAATATTCTTTTTGGATACTTAGGATGCcttttttctgtgctacagCATCCTATGTATGGTTCAGCCTTGCTGAACACTTAGACTTACTGTGAGGGGTCCCCAAAAAGAGCCTAgctcttttttaaatagagagTGGTAGATTTTGGGGGAAATAAGTTGGGGGCTAAGAGTTGCATTAACAACTTCAacccttccctctctcttacAGGTCTCCCACGTAAAGGTTTGGCCAGACTTCATCCACGTGCCCGGTGGGATGTGTGCGTGTCCAGAGCAGGCGCCGCAGCTCCTGCAGGGACGGCGTTCTGGCGCTGCTCCGGCTACCGGGCGTCCGGCTTGAGGCACTCCTTATCTTGGGGCGCAGTAAGTCCCCGCTGCACGGGGAGTCCCAGGCCATCCTGAAAGGTGGAGGGCAGATGTTCACCATGAGCCACAGACATTTCTGAGGTCGCCCTCTCTTCCTCTCACCTTCCCTTACGCCCTCACAAAGCTTGCCCGCAGTTGGAACAGTAAGCTTTTTGGGGAAGATACTGTCTTTCTCTTGTGTGTTTATGTGCTTTACCACAGCAGAGGCCGTGGCTGGACTTGGGAATACTGTTGTAATCTAAACAGCCGCAGTCCACTGGCTCACGAAAGTCCTGTGTTGTGGCTCAGACAATGATTTTGAAGCTGTGCTTCTTAAAGTTTTATATTATTATGGCAAATTGAAAGCGAAAGCTTTTGCAGACTACTAGGCTCAGTAGGCTTATTTTGACCTGACTACTCAACCCTTCTTTCTAGGTATGTCAGACAGTCAGTTAAAACTTcatgattatatttttaaagattttttttccataggaagTGGGAAAGTTCATACTACTATCTGGAATTCTAGACACTGTTACCACCGCAATGAAACAGCCTGGTCTTTGATATGCCGGCACGAGCGGTCGACTTTCAAATGGAAAGAGGCAATGCTATGAAATGTAGCTACTCAGTAGGTATAGAAACAAGTTATGGATTTAGTATGCTGAACCTTTCCTTTAACTATGTAACTAGGACTTGCTTAAATATACTTTATCTGATTTGTCTTTTATAATTTACTCAACAAACTGAGCTGAATAGAATTGGTCATGCAAAATCTTATTCACTGGTTAGCTCTTAATTGTCAGCTTCAACAGGAGAAACTCTGTCAGGAGTATTTTGGTTCTTTCCAATGGTAGTTACCAGCCATACTTGTCCTGATAACAAATGCTCATGGTAGAAAAAATCTGCATGAGTAAGTTATAATGATTCCAGCTGCCATTCGTATGaacattaatatatatttttaatagctt
This window harbors:
- the DUSP13B gene encoding dual specificity protein phosphatase 13B; translated protein: MAWDSPCSGDLLRPKIRSASSRTPGSRSSARTPSLQELRRLLWTRTHPTGHVDEVWPNLYVGDLYVARDKVQLSQMGISHVVNAAAGQFRVDTGPKFYKDLSVDYYGVEAEDNPNFDLSIYFYPVARYIRAALNSPRGKVLVHCAMGISRSATLVLAFLMICEDMSLADAIQTVRAHRGICPNSGFLKQLWELDLQLGRGKGRGAEA